Genomic segment of Ignavibacteriales bacterium:
AACGGAACAAGCTGGACTGCAGTCAATAACGGCTTGATAAATACTTACGTTAGATCTCTTGCCGTAAGCGGCACGAATTTATTTGCCGGAACTAATGGCGGCGTTTTTTTATCGACCAACAACGGCACAAGCTGGACTGCGGTAAATAACGGCTTGACTAGTACAACTGTGTACTCTATTGCCGTAAGCGGTACGAATATATTCGCCGGAACTAATGGCGGCGTTTTTTTATCGACTAACAACGGTACAAGCTGGACCGCGGTTAATAACGGCTTGACGAATACTACTGTGTACGCTTTTGCCGTAAGCAGCACTAATCTATTTGCCGGGACTAATGGCGGTGTTTTTTTATCGACCAACAACGGCACAAACTGGACTGCGGTAAATAACAGCTTGACAAATACTTACGTGAGATCTCTTGCTGTAAGCGGCACGAATCTATTTGCCGGAACTAATGGCGGTGTTTTTTTATCGACCAACAACGGCACAAGCTGGACTGCGGTAAATAACGGCTTGACTAGTACTACTGTATACTCTATTGCCGTAAGCGGTACGAATTTATTTGCCGGGACTGATGCCGATGGTGTTTTTTTATCGACCAACAACGGCACAAACTGGACCGCGGTTAATAACGGCTTGACGAATACTACTGTGTACGCTTTTGCCGTAAGCAGCACAAATTTATTTGCCGGGACTAATACCGGCGTTTTTTTATCGACCAACAACGGCACAAACTGGACTGCAGTCAATAACGGCTTGACAAATACTTATGTGTGGTCTCTAGCCGTAAGCGGCACGAATTTATTTACCGGGACTGATGCCGGCGTTTTTTTATCAACCAACAACGGCACAAACTGGACGGCGGTAAACAGCGGCTTGACAAATACTTTTGTGAGATCTCTTGCTGCAAACGGCACGAATTTATTTGCCGGAACTGGCGGCGGTGTTTTTTTATCGACTAACAACGGCACAAGCTGGACTGCGGTCAATAACGGCTTGATTAGTACTACCGTATACTCTTTTGCTGTAAGCGGCACGAATATATTTGCCGGGACTCATAGCGGCGTTTTTTTATCAACCAACAACGGCACAAGCTGGACTGCGGTAAATAACGGTTTAACAAATCCTGCTGTTTCGTCTCTAATCGTAAACGGCACAAATTTATTTGCAGGGACTGGTGGCGGTGTTTTTTTATCAACCAACAACGGCACAAGCTGGACTGCGATCAATAACGGCTTGACTAGTACTATCGTGTACTCTTTTACCGTAAGCAGCACGAATTTATTTACCGGGACTGATGGCGGCGTTTTTTTATCGACCAACAACGGCACAAACTGGACTGCAGTCAATATCGGTTTAACAAGTCCTGCTGTGTGGTCTCTAATCGTAAGCAGCACAAATCTATTTACAGGGACTGATGGCGGCGTTTGGAGGCGTCCTTTGATTGATATGATAACCGATATTGGAGATGAACAGAATAATTTACCAACAAGTTTTTTCTTGCAACAAAACTATCCCAACCCGTTTAATCCAACGACAACAATAAAATACTCGGTCTCCAAAGCAAGTTTTGTTACAATAAAAATTTATGATGTATTAGGAAAGGAAATAGCAATTATAGTAAAAGAGAATAAACCAGTAGGAAGTTATAGCATCGAATTTAATGCAAGTAAACTTGTAAGCGGAATTTATTTTTATCAACTTAAAGCTGGTGAGTATGTGAATACAAAAAAGTTGGTGCTGGTTAAATGATTTTTCGGAATTACTTCTCAGCACGAAAAGATAAGAAGTTTTTTTTAGAACAATAAAGGAGAATCTGAAAATGAGAACCTTTTACCGTTTCTTAATAAATTCAGTTCTATTCTTTTTCTTTCTTAACGTATCAATATATTCTCAATGGCAACAAACAAATGGGCCTTACGGCGGCATCGTTTGGTGTCTTGCTAGTAACGGAACAAATCTTTTTGCGGGTACTTATGGCGGTGTATTTCTTTCTACTGACAACGGCACAAGCTGGAATGCTACGAATACAGGACTTCCCATAAACACTCCAATTTTTTCAATGGCTGTTAGCGGAACTAATCTATTTGTCGGAACCAGCGTCAATGGTGTTTTTCTTTCTACAAACAACGGAACAAACTGGACAGCAGTAAATTCAGGCATTCCCCAAAATTCTACTGTTTATTCTCTTGCTATTAACGGTTCAAATCTTTTCGCTGGAACGTCCGAGGGTGTTTTTCTCTCCACAAATAACGGTACAAATTGGAATGCTGTTAACACAGGACTTACCGACACTTATATTAATTGTCTCGCTATTAACGGAACAAATCTTTTTGCCGGAACTCGTAGCGGTGTATTCTATTCTACGAATAATGGGACTAATTGGACTGTAGTGAATTCCGGTTTGACTAATACATACATTAATTCTCTGGCGATAATCGGGACCAATCTCTTTGCCGGAACGCATGGTAAAGGAGTATTTCTTTCAACAAACAATGGAACAAGCTGGAGCCCCTCAACCATCGGACTTCCTACTGGAGACCTTTGGGTTTTATCACTTTCTGTAAATGGATCGAATCTCTTCGCCGGAACTTCAGACCGGTTTTGGATTTCCAGAAATAACGGTAATAGTTGGACAGATGTAAGCACCGGGCTCACAAACTCCGCAGTTCATTCACTTACGGCTAATGGGGCAAATCTTTTTGCCGGTAATGATGACGGGGTATTTATTTCCACAAACGGCGGGACAAGCTGGAGCGAAGTAAACTCCGGTCTTAAAGGTTCTGTAGTTCAATCTCTTTTATTTAATGGTACGAATCTTTTTGCAGCAACTGATGGAGGAGGTATTTTTCTTTCCACAAACAGCGGCACAAATTGGTCTGCTGTAAACAGTGGATTGGCGGCACTTAATATTAAATGCCTTATTGCTAATAACGCAACCATTTTTGCGGGCGGTGCATTCGGTGTATTTCAAACATCTAACAACGGTACACACTGGGATACAGATAGCACAGGTCTTCCACCAAATCCTTTTGTTAATACTCTATTATTTAACGGAACAAATTTCTTTGCTGGAGTTGATGGTGGAGTATATCTTTCTACAAATAACGGCACAAACTGGAATGCAGTAAATTCCGGACTACCAACAAACACTATTGTTTCTTCCCTTGCAGTTAATGGAACAAATATATTTGCTGGTACTCATGATGGCGTGTATCTATCAACTAACAATGGAACAAGCTGGGCCGTTGTGAACACAGGACTTACTAACACCTATATTAATTGTCTTGCGGTAAACGGGACGAATCTTTTTGCAGGTAGCAACGAAGATGGAATATTTCTTTCCACAAACAACGGTACAAGTTGGTCTGCGGTTAATACGGGGCTTCCCTTTAAATCTTCAATATTCTCACTGGTAGTTAATGGTGGAAATCTTTTTGCAGGCACTAATAGCGGCGTGTTTTATTCTAGGAACAACGGAACAAGTTGGACGGCAGCGAATACAGGATTTGCATACTCTACTTATATTTTATCTCTTACGTTTAATAGTACAAGTCTAATTGTAGGAACTCAAGGTAGCGGTGTATGGAAACGACCTTTGTCGGAAATTATTCCTCTTCAGTATACCGTGACTACCAGCAGTAACCCTACAAATGGCGGTTTTACATCAGGCGGTGGAACATTCGATCAAGGTACGCAATTAACTGTCTCGTCAACTCCAAACAGCGGTTATAGCTTTGTTAATTGGACTGAAGGAAGTAATATCGTTTCAACAAGTTCGAGTTATACATTTACAGTAAATGGAAACAGAACACTTGTTGCAAATTTTGCAGTAATCCCACCGACACAATACTCAGTAAATTTAATAAGTAATCCAAGCAATGGCGGAACTACGGGCGGAGGAGGCAATTACAATTCCGGTACCAGCGTAACAGTAACTGCAACGCCGAACTCTGGTTATACATTTACTAACTGGTTTGAGGCTGGAACAATATTATCAACTAGTACTAATTATACTTTTACTATAAGTAGTAACAGAACGCTTTTTGCTAACTTTACTATTAATAAAGATACAGTAACGGTAACGGCTAATCCTGAAAACGGAGGAACTGTCAGCGGAAACGGTACATATAATTACGGGAGTTTTGTAACTGCAAGAGCCACGGCAAAAAACATAACCGGTAGTAAATTTCAATTTACGAACTGGACTGAAAATGGAATTGAGGTATCTAAAAGTCCTTCATACTATTTTACTATTACAGCAAATAGAAATTTAGTTGCTAACTTTTTAGATATTACATCAGTTAATGATGAAGGTGGAATACCAACTAAGTTTGTTTTATCTCAGAATTACCCTAATCCGTTTAATCCTACTACAAAGATTCAATTTAGTATTCCCAAAGAAGTATATGTCAAACTAAATATATACAATACACTTGGGCAGGAAATTGCAAGATTAGTTGATCAAGAATTACCGGCTTCAACATATTCAGTTGATTTCGATGCAACAGAATTACCGAATGGAATTTATTTTTACAAGATTCAAGCTGGAGAATTTATGCAAACAAAGAAAATGATTTTGCTGAAATAGTTGTTACACGATATGTCCATATCCAAAACTCCGTGCACATATAAAAAGCAAAATATTGTATAACGGTTGGAATTTTATTACTGATTAGGATATATATAATAGATAGAAAAATTAAATCTCGGTCACAAAATGGTCACAACATTCTTAAAAGCTGAAAATAAGTTTAAAACACAGCATTTTGTTCCGGGAAGAGATTCCCTGACTCTCCGCCCAGAAAAATAAAACCTCGATTATAGCAAATGAATGCTGTTTTCGAGTTTTTTGATTTTTAAAGTTGTCGCTGTAGTCTGCTTATTAGGGTGTATTTGGTGTAGTTGGTAATTTTTTTGTCACAAAATTTTCTAATCAATTCTTCATTTCACGAAGCATAAAAAAATGTTAGATCAAAATCATTACTTTGATGACGAATGAGGTTTTGAATAGCCACAGTATAGACAACCAATATCTATTATCGATTGTATTCCCTATTGTATAACATGGGTTTATGGAAATATTTTGCTATATTTTCTCTAATTAAAAAATTGTTGATATTATTTTTATCTATCAAATAATTTGGAGTATCCAATGAAACCAAGTATTAACTGTGTGTTAATTATATTTATCTCATTCTTATTGATGACTCAAAACAGTTTTTCGCAGCCAAAGGATTTGAACAAAGAGTCAGCCAAAATGAAAGTTGCTGCAATAAAGACATGCACCCAGCAGCTTTTCGATTATGCTTTTGGCGAAGCTTCTAAAGATGGGAAAAAATTTCTGTATTCCGAATTCGATAAAAACGGTTTTGTTACATCGCAGATAGTTTATGATCAAAATGGTGAAATAAATTATAAAATGAAATATGGATACGATCCGAAAGGAAATGTAATTTCCCAAATAAAATTTGATGAAAAAGATAATATCGATTCCATGTTTACTTTCAAATATGACGAGAACAATAATTTGATTGAGAAGGCTGAATTAAAAGCAGACGAAAGCATTAGAAGCAAACTCCAATTTGAATTTGACGTAAATGGCAATCTAGTAAAAGAAACAAGACTGGATTCTGATGGCGCTGTAGAAAGTAAAACAATACTCACGTATTCCGAGGGAAATAAAATTGTTAAGAAAGTTAAATACAACGCCGAAGGAAAACTTCTCGAGAAGTTCGGGTATGAATATGATACCGCTGGTAATTTATCTGTAGAAGCACAATATGACGACGAAGGCCGTGTGGTTTATAAAGAGATGAAGAATTATATAGACGGCGGTAAGGCTGTAGAATCTATAAAATACGATTCCGATGGTAAAGCAATTGGAAAAGTTGTTTCAAAATATGAAGGGAAAAAGCTGGTTGAAAAATCTCGCTTTGAAGATGGTGATTTAATGGAATCAGTTATTTATAAATTTGATAAAAATGGAAACATAATTGAAAATTCAAATTATGGCAAAGGCGGTGCATTAATTTATTCTAAGACTTATAAATTTGACGCAAAGGGAAATATTGTTGAAGAACAAAACGATAATAAAGATGAAAATACTTTTGTTAAATATGATTATAAATATGATCAGAAAGGAAATCTGAAAGAAAGAATTACTAGCGATAAACTAAACGAGCCGATAAAACTTTTGGAAGTGGAATATGAG
This window contains:
- a CDS encoding T9SS type A sorting domain-containing protein, with the translated sequence MKTFYRFLIKSVLLCFFINVSIYSQWLQTNGPYGGSIISLAVSSTNIFAGTHSGVFLSTNNGTSWTAVNNGLINTYVRSLAVSGTNLFAGTNGGVFLSTNNGTSWTAVNNGLTSTTVYSIAVSGTNIFAGTNGGVFLSTNNGTSWTAVNNGLTNTTVYAFAVSSTNLFAGTNGGVFLSTNNGTNWTAVNNSLTNTYVRSLAVSGTNLFAGTNGGVFLSTNNGTSWTAVNNGLTSTTVYSIAVSGTNLFAGTDADGVFLSTNNGTNWTAVNNGLTNTTVYAFAVSSTNLFAGTNTGVFLSTNNGTNWTAVNNGLTNTYVWSLAVSGTNLFTGTDAGVFLSTNNGTNWTAVNSGLTNTFVRSLAANGTNLFAGTGGGVFLSTNNGTSWTAVNNGLISTTVYSFAVSGTNIFAGTHSGVFLSTNNGTSWTAVNNGLTNPAVSSLIVNGTNLFAGTGGGVFLSTNNGTSWTAINNGLTSTIVYSFTVSSTNLFTGTDGGVFLSTNNGTNWTAVNIGLTSPAVWSLIVSSTNLFTGTDGGVWRRPLIDMITDIGDEQNNLPTSFFLQQNYPNPFNPTTTIKYSVSKASFVTIKIYDVLGKEIAIIVKENKPVGSYSIEFNASKLVSGIYFYQLKAGEYVNTKKLVLVK
- a CDS encoding T9SS type A sorting domain-containing protein, with the protein product MRTFYRFLINSVLFFFFLNVSIYSQWQQTNGPYGGIVWCLASNGTNLFAGTYGGVFLSTDNGTSWNATNTGLPINTPIFSMAVSGTNLFVGTSVNGVFLSTNNGTNWTAVNSGIPQNSTVYSLAINGSNLFAGTSEGVFLSTNNGTNWNAVNTGLTDTYINCLAINGTNLFAGTRSGVFYSTNNGTNWTVVNSGLTNTYINSLAIIGTNLFAGTHGKGVFLSTNNGTSWSPSTIGLPTGDLWVLSLSVNGSNLFAGTSDRFWISRNNGNSWTDVSTGLTNSAVHSLTANGANLFAGNDDGVFISTNGGTSWSEVNSGLKGSVVQSLLFNGTNLFAATDGGGIFLSTNSGTNWSAVNSGLAALNIKCLIANNATIFAGGAFGVFQTSNNGTHWDTDSTGLPPNPFVNTLLFNGTNFFAGVDGGVYLSTNNGTNWNAVNSGLPTNTIVSSLAVNGTNIFAGTHDGVYLSTNNGTSWAVVNTGLTNTYINCLAVNGTNLFAGSNEDGIFLSTNNGTSWSAVNTGLPFKSSIFSLVVNGGNLFAGTNSGVFYSRNNGTSWTAANTGFAYSTYILSLTFNSTSLIVGTQGSGVWKRPLSEIIPLQYTVTTSSNPTNGGFTSGGGTFDQGTQLTVSSTPNSGYSFVNWTEGSNIVSTSSSYTFTVNGNRTLVANFAVIPPTQYSVNLISNPSNGGTTGGGGNYNSGTSVTVTATPNSGYTFTNWFEAGTILSTSTNYTFTISSNRTLFANFTINKDTVTVTANPENGGTVSGNGTYNYGSFVTARATAKNITGSKFQFTNWTENGIEVSKSPSYYFTITANRNLVANFLDITSVNDEGGIPTKFVLSQNYPNPFNPTTKIQFSIPKEVYVKLNIYNTLGQEIARLVDQELPASTYSVDFDATELPNGIYFYKIQAGEFMQTKKMILLK